The sequence AATAAATACAGAGCGCCTATAAGTCATCCGTCATTTGAAGTATTTAGAGCCTGGTCCTTTTTAAATAGCATAAAATATAAACCAAAAGATGATAAGAATACAAGTTGGCAATCATTGCCACTTGATTTAAAGAGAAGTATTTATCATGACAAGTTCTTCAGGAAGTCAAAAGCCTATTTTCCATTTTCCGAAATTGCAGAATTAATTAAGGCAAAAGGAAATAATTGGGAGTTAAATTATAAGCCAAAAACGACAGTTACAGGATGTCCTGTTTCTGCAAGGTTAAAAGATATTTTTGGCGAGAATTTCCAGGATATTCAAATACCTAAGGGAAAAGCACCAAAATCAGATAAGAATTATTATAACATAGAAGACATATGGCATGTATTGTTTAGTTATGAAGACCAAGAATTTGTATTCGAATTTGCTCTTGAAAAACTTAAACTAAACGAAGCTAAAGCCAAACAATTTGTGTTTGCATGGAATGCTTTTCCAGTTGGGTACAGCATGTTGAGCATTAACGCTATTAACAAAGTTAATAGATTTTTAGAGAAAGGATTAATTTATACTGAATCTGTTTTACTGGCAAACCTTCCTGAAATAATAGGGAAGGAGTTGTGGGCAAGCAATGAGCAGCTCTTTTTGGACAGTATTAGTGATTTAATTGATGAAAACAGGAGGCAAAAAACGATATTAAGCATTGTAAACATTCTTATTTCACAATATAAAAATCTTGATCAGAAATTTGGGTATAAAGACGAATCGTACCTTCTGGATGACTCTGACAAGCAGGATATTTTGTATGTTATTGAAGAAAGTTTCGGTAAAAGCAAATGGCTAGAAAAAGATGATATTGAAAAGCAACAAATACAAAGTGTCATTGCGGATTGCTATCAAGCCTTTTTTAAAACATCAAGTCTTAAACGGAAGGATATAAATGGGGATAGATATTTTGAAATAGTATCAGGAAATCATTTTTACTATAAATCTGATTCTGGTTACTATCGGTTGCCAAAATTAATTGATACTCTGGGGGAGTTTTTGCAATTAAATTTTGATGTAGATGATAAGCAGTTACAAAAAATTTATCATCCATCTGAAATTAATATTTTTCCACCAGCGAGACCAGGTAAAGATGATATTCTGAAATTGGGAAGTCCAAAAACAGGTTCATTCAAAAATCCAATGGCTATGCGTGCTTTACATGAGTTGCGCAAGTTAATGAATTACATGATTGAAACGAATCAAGTTGATAGTGATACCAGAATTGTAGTTGAAGTTGCTAGAGAATTGAACGATGCAAACAAAAGGTGGGCAATTGAGGCATGGCAAAGGAAACGTGAAGCAGAAAATCAGGAATTTTCTATAGCCATAGGCCAACTATTATTTTCCAATTCTTCACACGCAGTAGATCCTCATAACGAGCGAAATATTGACAAAATTCGACTTTGGTATGAACAGAACGATGAGGAAACCGTTCCGCCAATTGCAGATTTTAAAAAGGAGATCCGAGGAATAAAATGGTCAGAAAACATAAAGGACTCCTACAAACAAATTGTAGCTCAAAAGAATTTAATTGACAAATACAGGCTGTGGAAGGAACAGGAATGTCAATGTATCTATACGGGCAAAATAATCAGTATAACAGATCTTTTTGATGAAAATGTCATAGACTTTGAGCATACATTGCCTATGAGTAAGTCCTTTGATAATTCTTTAGCCAATCTTACGGTTTGCTATGCTGATTTTAACCGTACTGTAAAAAAGAATCAAATTCCTTATATGCTTAATTGTTATGAGGAAATACTTCCCCGAATTGAAAAATGGAAGGAAAAAGTTGAACGTATTAAGCAGCAAATTGATTTTTGGAAAACAACATCAAAGAAGGCTACCGATAAACAATGGAAAGATGATGCGATACGGCAAAAGCATTTATGGCAAATGGAGTTTGAATATTGGAATAATAAAGTTAATCGGTTTACTATTCAGGAAATTACCACAGGGTTCAAAAACAGTCAGAAAGTCGATACTCAATTAATATCCAAATACGCGTTCCACTATTTAAAAACGTATTTTGATAAAGTTGATATCCAAAAGGGAAGTATTACTGCAGAATTTAGAAAAATATTTAAACTGCAAGTACCTGATCAAAAGAAAGATAGGAGCAAACATTCACACCATGCTAAGGATGCGGCAGTTTTAACTCTTATTCCGGTGGCGGCAAAGCGGGATGATATTCTACAGAAGTATTATGAAGCCAAAGAGAATAAGAAACCTTTTACTGAAACTGAACCGTATAAGGGTTTTAAGAGAGAGTTTGTTTGGAGTATTGATGATTCGGTACTCATTAATAATATCGCAATCGATCAAACTCTAACGGTTTCAAAACGTAAAATCAGGAAGGGAGGTAAAGAGCAGTTTGTGCGGGGCACAAACAAGTTGATGTGGGCTACTGGTGATAGCATTAGGGGCCAATTGCACCAGGAAACATTTTACGGGGCCGTTAAGCCAGCAAAGCGTGACAATAAAGGAGTTCTTATAAAAGATGAAGAAGGGAAGTTTGTTCAGGAAAGTAAAATCAAATTTGTTATTAGGGTGCCCTTCCAATACAAAAAGGATAATAATAGTCCTGGGTTTAAAACAATGGAAGAAATTGAAAAACAAATTGTTGATCATGGTCTAAAGGCCCAGATTCGTAAGCAAATTGAAAGTGCATCTAGTTTGAAAGATGCCTTTGACAATGGAATTTATATGTTTGACAAAAATGGTAATAAAGTAAATAGAATAAGACACATACGAGTTTGGGCAAATGTTACTGAACCTCTACAAATTAAGAAACAAACTAACCTTTCAAAAATTGAATACAAGCAACATTACTATGCGGGAAATGCGACCAATAGTTATTTTGCCATTTATTGCGGAGACGGAGAAAAGGCATTTCATTTTAGAAACCTTTTTGAAACAGCAAAATTGGTATCCTCAAATACCATAAAATCACCAATGGATTTATTTGAAACTTCTATTCAAATTACCAAAGGAAAGAAAATATATGAACTATCATTAGAGTATGTTTTGAAGAATGGAATGAAAGTGCTTTTTATGAACAAAAATGAGGATAATTTAAAAGAGATTTCAAATTTCGAGCTATTGAAGAGATTATATGTATTTACAAATTTTGAGAAAGATGGTCGCCTCAATTTTAAGTATCATTTAGAAGCAAGAAGTAAAATAGCAGAAGAGTATGTAGATTCAGAAATAGATTTTGAAAGGCCCAAACCAACTTTACGTTTTAATTATAAAAAATATGATTTTTTGGTCGAAGGGTTTGACTTTTTCGTTAATATGGATGGTTCGATAAATTGGAAATAGGTACGAATATATTTATGACCCTACATTAGCAGTTGTATTCCTAACCTGGCAACAAGTTCAATCTTCACCGGCCAATATTTTTGCCAGTAAGGAATTTTCCAATGAAGGTATTTCTCACAAAAAAATGATAGCTGACAAAGCAAATACCTGTGGTTGTTAACAACGTAACCATGAATTTTACAAAAACCGGCCATTCTAATGGGAATACCAATCCCGGAAAAAAAGCAACAACTGGTAGATGTATGATGTAAACCCAATAAGCGGCATTCATAATGTAGTTGAATTGCTTCGAGTAGTAATTAAATTTTGTAATAAAAAGACCAATAAATCCAAATACATAAAGGGAGCATAGCAAGGCAGATATAAATTCCCTTACAAATAACCATGCAGCAGTATCTGGCCAGGGTACAAATATGAGCAGGAAAAATAGCAGTGTGGCCGTAACGATCTGCGTAATTGGGTAGTCTTTTAATTTAGCCAGGCTGTCAGTTTTGTAGATAATCCATCCAACTTCAAAAAACAAAAAATAGGTTATAAATATGGGTAAATCAATTTGCCATGAATTATTTGTGGTAAGATAAGGTGCACCTATCCAGTAAAGACAAAGGGAAAATAATACGGTTAAACAAACCAATCGCAACCAAAAGTTTTGGAGAACGTAAGCAAATATTTTCCTGGCTTGAGTGTTAAGCGTGTTGTCTTTCTTTAAAATATTTGCGATAAGCCAGCCTCCGAAGGAATAAAGAAATAAGAAATATAGAAACCATAAATGAAGAACGTTCAAAGGCAGGAATTTGCCCGACTTCATTTGATTCCATGAAGTCTGTAATGGTGATATGTCTCCTGCAAATACTGCACCGGTATATTCGAAAGCGAAAATCGCTAACGGATACACTAATAAAACTCCCACCAGGAATGGTAACAGGATACGCCTGAATCTGTTTGACAACATTTTTGCAGCCCCTTTCTTATAGAACATATGAGCCCCAAAGTAGCCAGCCACAACAAAGAAAACCGGCATGCGAAAATGATGAATGAGTGCAACGAATACATCAAAGAGGATACTTCCATTCTTGTCTTTAATTGGCCAGAACGTAGCATAATCCCCTACACCATATGTTATGCCTGCATGTAAAATGATTCCCAAAAGCATCATTAACGCTCTCAATGCGTCTAGTGCGTAAATCCTTTCCGGGTTCGGGGGTTTTACATTGATCATATTTTTTTAGTAATACGAAATGGGACAGGGGATTGTTACAAGCGGAATTGAAATTATTTGTAAGCTATCAATGCTATGGTACTGTACCAGGTCATTATGCTCATTGCGGAAAAAATGAGGTGGCTGTATTTCTTGAAAAATATACCATCAAGCTACCAAAATTGACAGGTATCGAAAGCGTATTGGTGTCGGAAATGTGTCTGAATATATGCATTAAAAAAGGGTTCCATTTTTATGAAACCCTTTCTCATTTCCGCTCCCCCTGCTGGACTTGAACCAGCGACCCTCTGATTAACAGTCAGATGCTCTAACCAACTGAGCTAAGGAGGAATATTCCAACCCGCCGAAGCAGATTCCCTTTTGGGGAGTGCAAAAATAGGGATTTTTGCCACCGCACAAAATTTTTAACGACGATTTCTTTAGAAGAAACCGAATAAACCCCTGTCTTCCACACCTATATAAACGCCATCAGCCCTTACCTCCACCGGCCAGTGTTTCAAATAGTAGCCCTCACCGGTCACATTACGGCCATTCTGCATATTAAACTTGTAACGGTGCACCGGACAAACCACATTCCCCAACGCATCGATGAACCCTTCCGCAAAAAAACCTCCGGCGTGCGGACACTTATGCGCAAAGGCAAACAGCCCTTCCTTATACCGCCCGATACAGATGGACTTACCATCCATATCAGCCACAGCAATGGCATTCGCACCAAAGTCCAGCTCGGCTTCCGACTCCGCTACCTTTACCCATTTGTAGGTCTTCCCGCTCACTCAAACATAAATTCTGTCTTGTACGGATATCTTTCGCGGTACAACTGCCGCACTTTCTGCAGGATCGTAGCCCGCAGTCCTTCGAGGTTGCGCTTATCGGTAGCGGAGATGAACACACAGTTGCCCAGGGTCTCGTTCTCCCAGCGCTCATGTAACTCCCCAAGGATCTGGTTGCGCACTTCCGGCTCCAGCCACTCATCGAAGGCGTTCCGCTCATATTGGTCCAGCTTATTGAAGATCGTGATCACCGGCTTCTCGGTCACCTTCAGCTCCTGCAGGGTCTTGTTCACCACATTCAGCTGGTCCTCGTAATTCGGATGCGACAGGTCCACCACATGAAGCAGGATATCAGCCTCGCGCACCTCATCCAGCGTGCTTTTAAAGCTCTCTACCAGGTGGTGCGGCAGCTTGCGGATGAACCCTACCGTATCACTCAGCAGGAAAGGGGTGGTCTCGAAAACCACCTTCCGCGTGGTGGTATCCAGCGTGGCGAATAATTTATTCTCGGCAAAGACCTCGCTCTTGCTCAGCACATTCATGATGGTACTCTTGCCCACATTGGTATAACCCACCAGCGCAACGCGGATAAATTCGCCGCGGTCCTTGCGCTGGGTAAATGCCTGTTTGTCTATTTCCTGCAGGCGCCTGCGCAACAGGGCGATCTTCTCCTTTACGATCCGGCGGTCGGTCTCGATCTCGGTTTCACCCGGACCCCTCGTGCCGATTCCACCGCCCTGGCGTTCCAGGTGTTTCCACATGCCCTTCAGTCGGGGCAGCAGGTACTGGTACTGGGCCAGCTCTACCTGGGTCTTGGCCTGTGCCGTCTTGGCCCGGCGGGCAAAAATGTCCAGGATCAGGTCCGAACGGTCGATCGTCCGCACATTCAGCACCTTTTCAATATTCAGGATCTGTGACCCGCTTAATTCATCATCAAAGATCACCAGGTTGATGTCCCGGCCGGTGATATAATCCCGGATCTCTTCCAGTTTACCCTTTCCTACAAAGGTCTTACTGTCGGGGTGCGCCAGTTTCTGCATGAAATTCCGCACCGTTACGGCCCCGGCAGTTTCTGCCAGGAAGGCCAGCTCCTCCAGGTATTCCTTCACCTGCAATTCATTCTGGCCCTGCTGCATCACACCCACCAAAACGGCCTTCTCATTTTCTTCGATCTGTTTGTTATCTATCAATAGTTATACTGTTAAGGGTGCAAAAATACCAAAAAAGCGGGCCATAGACCCGCTTTTCAATTTGTTCTTATATAGGAATGGTTATAATCCGCTGATGCACAAGCCGATCGAGAAAGGATGCACCTGTGGACCGCGGTTTTCCTTGATCAGGCTGTTGAACTGGTAGGCGCCATACAAAGTAAACGGCCCATACCCGACCCTTGCCGTTCCCGCCAGCCGGGTGGTATTGAAATAGTCTTTATCGGCTTCTTTCGCGGTATAGGAATTCAGCGTGCTGCCCGTGCTGTTCTGCAGGGTTTTACCCTTTGTATGCGCATTGATCATGAAACCGATTTTAAAGCCCAGGGCAGCCTTAAAGGATTTATTGGTGTTCTCAGGATTAGAGGCATAACGCAGTTCCAGGGGAACCTCCACCCAGGCTTCTGTCATTTTGAACTTCTTAAAATGGTTGGTATCGGATACATCCTTGAATTGAAGGGTAGAGGTCGTCCCGGCAATTTTGGGTTCCTGCTTGTCAAAGTAAATATTGCTGGAACCAACACCAATTCCCAGGCCAACACTGAGTCGCGGATCTGACTTGAATGGCTTATCCAGCATCAGGTAAATATTGAGGTGGCGGCCAAATCCTTTCGTGCGGATGGAATCCGGGGCGCCCCCCCAGCCATCATACCCCATCTCGATCATAAAATGGTCATTGGAACGGCCGGTCAGGTTCACTTTGCTCCAGTCCTTCTTCTTACTACTGCTACTCTTAACGATCGATGTATCAGTCTGTGCCTGAACGCCCACCACCAGCAACACGGCAGCCAGGGCCACTAAAAATTTTCTCATATTAGTTGATAAAGAACAAAACTATCGGTCCGGCAGGAAGTGCCGACCCTACTTACTGTTAATGTTAATAAAAATCGCCGCTTTAAGGCGACGCAAAAATAGGGGCTTTGGGCGGGAATACCCTAAAAAGGCTGGGTCATCGGCTAATTTGACAATATATTTGGACTTAAATTGATATATCGATGCAAACGATTTTAGGTTCCGGTGGCGCAATTGGTGTTCCCCTGGCAAAGGAATTGAAAAGCTATACCGATAAGATCAGGCTGGTGGCCCGCCATCCCGAAAAAGTGAATGAATCCGACGAGCTGTTCCCTGCTGACCTTACTGTTGCGGAACAGGTAGATGCTGCCGTGCAGGGGAGCGAGGTCGTTTACCTGGCGGCCGGGTTACAATATAACCTGGAAGTGTGGCAACGCGAATGGCCCGTCCTGATGAAGAATGTGATCGATGCCTGTATCCGCCACAAGGCCAAACTGGTCTTTTTCGATAATATTTATATGTATGCTCCAGGGGCGATACCCCATATGACGGAAAACAGCCCTATAGGGCCGGTCAGTGAAAAAGGCAAAGTGCGGGCTGGCCTGGTGAACCAGGTTTTCGAAGCTGTGAATGCCGGGATACTGAAAGCGCTGATCGCCCGGAGCGCCGATTTTTATGGTCCGGGCATCAAATCCAGCATGCTGAAAGCCCTGGTGGTGGATAATTACGTCAAAGGGAAAAAAGCCATGTGGCAGGCTGATGCTACTAAGGTCCATTCTTTTACCTATACTTTCGATGCGGCCAAAGCAACGGCCCAGCTGGGCAATTCTCCGGATGCCTACAACCAGGTCTGGCACCTGCCTACTTCCACGGAAAGACTGACCGGAAAGGATTTCATTAAAATGATCGCAGGAATGATGGGGGTGAAACCCAGGTTCAGCATCCTCTCCAAAACCCTGTGTCGCATCCTGGGGATATTCATGCCCCTGCTGAAAGAACTGGTGGAGATGATGTACCAGAACGACCGCGACTATTTTTTCGACAGCAGCAAATTTAACCAGCGTTTCGGCTGGACCGCCACGCCGTACCGCGAGGGTGTAAAAGTAATGGTGGATGAAGCGCTCAGGACCAAATCCTAAACCAGGTCGATCACCCGCTTCTCCGCTGCACTTTTAAAGGCGGCATCAATGATGCGCATGGTCTTTACAGCATCACTTGCCGGGACCGGATTAGGCGCCTGCCCCGTAATGGCCTTATAGACATCATTGTAATAATTCATGTAATTGCCCGAGGTGGAGGTCGTGGCTTGTTTTACTTCCTGTCCATTTACCGTAGCATGCAGGAATCCATCGGGTTGGGTTAGTGCCGGGCACCAGTTTTCGAGGGTAGGTTTCACATTGGCCAGCAATTGCTGCTCCTGCAGGTCTGATCTTTCCTGCATAAAACTGCCCAGCATGCCATTCAAAATATACCCGGGGTATTGGGCCCGGGCTACCAGCGATGCCTTGAGGCGCACCCGCATTTTCCCGTACATCAGGATCAATTCAAAATAATCATTGGCCAGCACGCCTTCGCGCATGATGCAGATATCCGCGAATAACGCCTTCGGCCAACCGAATAACTGCAGGGCCTGGTCAATCAGGTGAGAACCCAGGTCGTGGAGGTTGCCCGCACCGGGCAGGCTGCCTTCCTTATGTTCCTTCCCGCTGGGATCAACGCGGTACCGGTCATACCTGATCTGCACTTCTACCAGTTCCCCCAAAACACCCTGCTGCACAATATTTTTTAATGCCCCGAAATCACCGTCATATCGGCGGTTCTGGTACACACTCAAAAACCCGTTGGTCTCTTTTGCAAGCCTGTCCAGCTCTTCCGCTTCGGCGGCATTCACCGTAAATGGCTTTTCGGCGATCACCTTTTTGCCCGCCAGCAGCGCGGCTTTCACGTAATCAAAATGCGTCTGCACCGGCGTATTCACCACGATCAGTTCCATGGATGGATCCGCAATGAGTGCTTCAAAGGAGCGATAGATTTTTGCGTGTGGATACTTTTCCCTTGATTCATCCCGGTGTCTTTCCACAATACCGGCCAACTCAAACCCGGGATGGTTATCAATAAAAGGACCATGGAATAATTTTCCACTCATGCCAAAGGAACAGATGCCGGTTTTAATGGGCGACATAACAAAAGTTTTATAGGCACCAAATGTATACTTTTTTACCCGCCGGCTATCACCCGTCAGCAAGGGCCCGCCGGTAAAATTTATCTTCATACCTTGGGAAGAATCTTTTTCCTGA comes from Flavihumibacter fluvii and encodes:
- a CDS encoding Gfo/Idh/MocA family oxidoreductase, whose amino-acid sequence is MKINFTGGPLLTGDSRRVKKYTFGAYKTFVMSPIKTGICSFGMSGKLFHGPFIDNHPGFELAGIVERHRDESREKYPHAKIYRSFEALIADPSMELIVVNTPVQTHFDYVKAALLAGKKVIAEKPFTVNAAEAEELDRLAKETNGFLSVYQNRRYDGDFGALKNIVQQGVLGELVEVQIRYDRYRVDPSGKEHKEGSLPGAGNLHDLGSHLIDQALQLFGWPKALFADICIMREGVLANDYFELILMYGKMRVRLKASLVARAQYPGYILNGMLGSFMQERSDLQEQQLLANVKPTLENWCPALTQPDGFLHATVNGQEVKQATTSTSGNYMNYYNDVYKAITGQAPNPVPASDAVKTMRIIDAAFKSAAEKRVIDLV
- a CDS encoding Rieske (2Fe-2S) protein, with translation MSGKTYKWVKVAESEAELDFGANAIAVADMDGKSICIGRYKEGLFAFAHKCPHAGGFFAEGFIDALGNVVCPVHRYKFNMQNGRNVTGEGYYLKHWPVEVRADGVYIGVEDRGLFGFF
- the cas9 gene encoding type II CRISPR RNA-guided endonuclease Cas9 (Cas9, originally named Csn1, is the large, multifunctional signature protein of type II CRISPR/Cas systems. It is well known even to general audiences because its RNA-guided endonuclease activity has made it a popular tool for custom editing of eukaryotic genomes.), with amino-acid sequence MSKIFGIDLGTNSIGWALRNLGLKENQIEKFGVITFNKGVGLGKTGEYSYAAERTKKRSTRRLYQSRKYRLWATLESLIVEGYCPLTIEDLNKWRHYNKVEAIKNNNGGRVYPVDSIAFDRWIKLDFNNDGKPDYLSPYQLRKELAEIKFDFTKEESRFKLGRALYHIAQRRGFKSSRKVADAIKEIEAGSDDNEVLDLQYSEKKKNKIITEQFEKYPEAKTIGSLFALLETDHKRIRESIAQYAIRENFKDEIKHIFLWQGLGFEHVLYLKLVESSKNKNDGSIFYKRPLRSQKGLIGKCTLEPNKYRAPISHPSFEVFRAWSFLNSIKYKPKDDKNTSWQSLPLDLKRSIYHDKFFRKSKAYFPFSEIAELIKAKGNNWELNYKPKTTVTGCPVSARLKDIFGENFQDIQIPKGKAPKSDKNYYNIEDIWHVLFSYEDQEFVFEFALEKLKLNEAKAKQFVFAWNAFPVGYSMLSINAINKVNRFLEKGLIYTESVLLANLPEIIGKELWASNEQLFLDSISDLIDENRRQKTILSIVNILISQYKNLDQKFGYKDESYLLDDSDKQDILYVIEESFGKSKWLEKDDIEKQQIQSVIADCYQAFFKTSSLKRKDINGDRYFEIVSGNHFYYKSDSGYYRLPKLIDTLGEFLQLNFDVDDKQLQKIYHPSEINIFPPARPGKDDILKLGSPKTGSFKNPMAMRALHELRKLMNYMIETNQVDSDTRIVVEVARELNDANKRWAIEAWQRKREAENQEFSIAIGQLLFSNSSHAVDPHNERNIDKIRLWYEQNDEETVPPIADFKKEIRGIKWSENIKDSYKQIVAQKNLIDKYRLWKEQECQCIYTGKIISITDLFDENVIDFEHTLPMSKSFDNSLANLTVCYADFNRTVKKNQIPYMLNCYEEILPRIEKWKEKVERIKQQIDFWKTTSKKATDKQWKDDAIRQKHLWQMEFEYWNNKVNRFTIQEITTGFKNSQKVDTQLISKYAFHYLKTYFDKVDIQKGSITAEFRKIFKLQVPDQKKDRSKHSHHAKDAAVLTLIPVAAKRDDILQKYYEAKENKKPFTETEPYKGFKREFVWSIDDSVLINNIAIDQTLTVSKRKIRKGGKEQFVRGTNKLMWATGDSIRGQLHQETFYGAVKPAKRDNKGVLIKDEEGKFVQESKIKFVIRVPFQYKKDNNSPGFKTMEEIEKQIVDHGLKAQIRKQIESASSLKDAFDNGIYMFDKNGNKVNRIRHIRVWANVTEPLQIKKQTNLSKIEYKQHYYAGNATNSYFAIYCGDGEKAFHFRNLFETAKLVSSNTIKSPMDLFETSIQITKGKKIYELSLEYVLKNGMKVLFMNKNEDNLKEISNFELLKRLYVFTNFEKDGRLNFKYHLEARSKIAEEYVDSEIDFERPKPTLRFNYKKYDFLVEGFDFFVNMDGSINWK
- a CDS encoding acyltransferase family protein — protein: MINVKPPNPERIYALDALRALMMLLGIILHAGITYGVGDYATFWPIKDKNGSILFDVFVALIHHFRMPVFFVVAGYFGAHMFYKKGAAKMLSNRFRRILLPFLVGVLLVYPLAIFAFEYTGAVFAGDISPLQTSWNQMKSGKFLPLNVLHLWFLYFLFLYSFGGWLIANILKKDNTLNTQARKIFAYVLQNFWLRLVCLTVLFSLCLYWIGAPYLTTNNSWQIDLPIFITYFLFFEVGWIIYKTDSLAKLKDYPITQIVTATLLFFLLIFVPWPDTAAWLFVREFISALLCSLYVFGFIGLFITKFNYYSKQFNYIMNAAYWVYIIHLPVVAFFPGLVFPLEWPVFVKFMVTLLTTTGICFVSYHFFVRNTFIGKFLTGKNIGR
- a CDS encoding outer membrane beta-barrel protein, whose amino-acid sequence is MRKFLVALAAVLLVVGVQAQTDTSIVKSSSSKKKDWSKVNLTGRSNDHFMIEMGYDGWGGAPDSIRTKGFGRHLNIYLMLDKPFKSDPRLSVGLGIGVGSSNIYFDKQEPKIAGTTSTLQFKDVSDTNHFKKFKMTEAWVEVPLELRYASNPENTNKSFKAALGFKIGFMINAHTKGKTLQNSTGSTLNSYTAKEADKDYFNTTRLAGTARVGYGPFTLYGAYQFNSLIKENRGPQVHPFSIGLCISGL
- a CDS encoding NAD-dependent epimerase/dehydratase family protein, with translation MQTILGSGGAIGVPLAKELKSYTDKIRLVARHPEKVNESDELFPADLTVAEQVDAAVQGSEVVYLAAGLQYNLEVWQREWPVLMKNVIDACIRHKAKLVFFDNIYMYAPGAIPHMTENSPIGPVSEKGKVRAGLVNQVFEAVNAGILKALIARSADFYGPGIKSSMLKALVVDNYVKGKKAMWQADATKVHSFTYTFDAAKATAQLGNSPDAYNQVWHLPTSTERLTGKDFIKMIAGMMGVKPRFSILSKTLCRILGIFMPLLKELVEMMYQNDRDYFFDSSKFNQRFGWTATPYREGVKVMVDEALRTKS
- the hflX gene encoding GTPase HflX, producing the protein MIDNKQIEENEKAVLVGVMQQGQNELQVKEYLEELAFLAETAGAVTVRNFMQKLAHPDSKTFVGKGKLEEIRDYITGRDINLVIFDDELSGSQILNIEKVLNVRTIDRSDLILDIFARRAKTAQAKTQVELAQYQYLLPRLKGMWKHLERQGGGIGTRGPGETEIETDRRIVKEKIALLRRRLQEIDKQAFTQRKDRGEFIRVALVGYTNVGKSTIMNVLSKSEVFAENKLFATLDTTTRKVVFETTPFLLSDTVGFIRKLPHHLVESFKSTLDEVREADILLHVVDLSHPNYEDQLNVVNKTLQELKVTEKPVITIFNKLDQYERNAFDEWLEPEVRNQILGELHERWENETLGNCVFISATDKRNLEGLRATILQKVRQLYRERYPYKTEFMFE